A DNA window from Halostella litorea contains the following coding sequences:
- a CDS encoding class I SAM-dependent methyltransferase, with the protein MSDDDGPFGGTEEYYAKHRPGYGDAALSYLRERFDLDGDTRVLDLGCGAGQIAVPLAAHVGEAVGMDPNEAMLRQAERRAEAAGRENLTWVIGSDADLSGELGGFGLATMGRSFHWMDERETLERLRGLLEPGGGVAILDDEEWFTRGTEGWQDAVYDLAAEYLDELPERTGPVDHSAEDPWDELVESVGFDDVEAATFAVEREWTVDAVVGYAFSLSYCSPDRFGEEKAAFESALRERLAQRPEETFPQRTEVTVISGRR; encoded by the coding sequence ATGAGCGATGACGACGGCCCGTTCGGAGGGACCGAGGAGTATTACGCCAAGCACCGCCCCGGATACGGGGACGCGGCGCTGTCGTACCTCCGCGAGCGGTTCGACCTGGACGGGGACACCCGCGTCCTCGATCTGGGCTGCGGGGCCGGACAGATCGCAGTGCCCCTCGCCGCGCACGTCGGCGAGGCGGTCGGGATGGATCCGAACGAGGCGATGCTCAGGCAGGCGGAACGGCGGGCCGAGGCCGCCGGTCGAGAGAACCTGACGTGGGTCATCGGGTCCGACGCGGACCTCTCGGGTGAACTGGGCGGGTTCGGGCTCGCCACGATGGGGCGCTCGTTTCACTGGATGGACGAACGTGAGACGCTGGAGCGCCTTCGCGGGCTTCTCGAACCGGGCGGGGGCGTCGCCATCCTCGACGACGAGGAGTGGTTCACCCGCGGGACCGAAGGCTGGCAGGACGCAGTATACGACCTCGCCGCGGAGTACCTCGACGAACTGCCCGAGCGGACCGGGCCGGTCGACCACTCCGCCGAAGACCCCTGGGACGAACTCGTCGAGTCGGTCGGGTTCGACGACGTCGAGGCGGCGACGTTCGCGGTCGAACGGGAGTGGACCGTCGACGCAGTCGTGGGTTACGCCTTCTCGCTGTCGTACTGCTCGCCGGACCGGTTCGGGGAGGAGAAGGCCGCGTTCGAGTCGGCCCTGCGCGAACGCCTCGCCCAGCGTCCCGAGGAGACGTTCCCGCAGCGCACCGAGGTGACCGTCATCTCCGGGCGGCGGTAG
- a CDS encoding NAD-dependent epimerase/dehydratase family protein, with amino-acid sequence MSSSTVLVTGGTGFIGSYVAKEFVDHGHDVVAYDLSTDTEILGKLGVADDVAVRRGDVTDPTDVVRAVRETGTTHVVHLAALLTNAAEDNPRAAMKVNVEGTNNVFEAARTLSDQVERVAWASSAAIYAPPENYDDWVTEDDLVYPDTLYGASKGYNEHQARVYREEFGVSDVALRPTVAYGPYRETGGSAFLANIVEKPALGEPFSVEYGDQAIDWQHVADVAQAFRRAALAPEADLSQRVYNVRGELATIREAAETMRELMPDADLTVSDEGELPWTQRLDMTAAQEDLGYDPEYDLEAGFRQYANVLREEAGLEPLE; translated from the coding sequence ATGTCATCATCGACCGTACTGGTCACGGGCGGTACCGGCTTCATCGGCTCCTACGTCGCGAAGGAGTTCGTCGACCACGGCCACGACGTGGTCGCCTACGACCTCTCGACGGACACGGAGATACTGGGGAAGCTCGGCGTCGCCGACGACGTGGCGGTGCGGCGCGGGGACGTGACGGATCCGACCGACGTAGTGCGGGCGGTCCGCGAGACGGGGACGACCCACGTCGTCCACCTCGCGGCGCTGCTGACGAACGCGGCCGAGGACAACCCCCGGGCTGCGATGAAGGTCAACGTCGAGGGGACGAACAACGTGTTCGAGGCCGCGCGGACGCTCTCCGACCAGGTCGAGCGCGTCGCGTGGGCCTCCAGCGCCGCCATCTACGCCCCGCCCGAGAACTACGATGACTGGGTGACCGAGGACGACCTCGTCTACCCCGACACGCTGTACGGCGCGAGCAAGGGGTACAACGAACACCAGGCGCGCGTCTACCGCGAGGAGTTCGGCGTCTCCGACGTGGCGCTCCGGCCGACGGTCGCGTACGGCCCGTACCGCGAGACCGGCGGGTCGGCGTTCCTCGCCAACATCGTCGAGAAGCCCGCCCTCGGCGAGCCGTTCAGCGTCGAGTACGGCGACCAGGCGATCGACTGGCAGCACGTCGCCGACGTGGCGCAGGCGTTCCGCCGGGCGGCGCTCGCGCCGGAGGCGGACCTCTCCCAGCGCGTCTACAACGTCCGCGGCGAACTGGCGACGATCCGGGAGGCCGCCGAGACGATGCGGGAACTCATGCCCGACGCGGACCTGACGGTCTCGGACGAGGGCGAGCTACCGTGGACCCAGCGGCTCGACATGACGGCCGCACAGGAGGACCTCGGCTACGATCCCGAGTACGACCTCGAAGCCGGGTTCCGGCAGTACGCCAACGTGTTGCGGGAGGAGGCCGGACTGGAGCCGCTGGAGTGA
- a CDS encoding thiamine pyrophosphate-binding protein produces MDTSDRLVESLENLGVERVFGYPGGRAIELFEGLQESSVDVVRPRDEREASVMAEMHGRLTGSPGVLTGQGPWIGSLGSIGQMEARLGSSPMVTITEASERGNYSTVAPYQQSRGDYGGLELPKILDAVTKEHWFPRSPTETVRSLQLAFKHAVAGRPGPTAIVLDGDAVTEEFDGDVLPPVWDDERQTRTWESRPTAEDVARAAEALEAADRPVVVAGNGVHAADAYDELRAVAEAYDAAVATSYLGKSTIAETHPLAAGVIGSFGHEGANQVVSEADALLVVGCRLNPMDTNWQAPEFIRPDEQTIVHADIDSRNAGWVYPADVGLIGDAAESLGALAEAGGASNDWAEERAERARESFHVPECDSDASPILPQRAVKEIERVVDEDTVVTADSGNNRFWLLNYLQAPATGTYYGSGGVGAMGWAAPAAVSAALETDGDVIAVAGDGGFAMTMTSVETAVQQGVAPTFVVLNDTSLGMVRQMDGDVAGVEFHDTDFVAAARAFGADGLRATTPADLRDALDEATASDNPTVVDVRIDREQDMAETLQSSFYASVGGLHE; encoded by the coding sequence ATGGACACGAGCGACAGGCTCGTCGAGTCGCTGGAGAACCTCGGCGTCGAGCGCGTCTTCGGCTACCCTGGCGGGCGCGCGATCGAACTGTTCGAGGGGCTTCAGGAGTCGTCGGTCGACGTCGTCAGACCCCGAGACGAGCGCGAAGCCAGCGTCATGGCGGAGATGCACGGCCGGTTGACCGGGTCGCCCGGCGTGCTCACCGGGCAGGGGCCGTGGATCGGCAGCCTCGGCTCCATCGGCCAGATGGAGGCCCGCCTCGGGTCGTCGCCGATGGTGACGATCACCGAGGCCTCGGAGCGGGGGAACTACTCCACGGTCGCGCCGTACCAGCAGTCCCGGGGCGACTACGGCGGCCTCGAACTGCCGAAGATACTGGACGCCGTGACGAAGGAACACTGGTTCCCGCGGTCGCCGACCGAGACGGTCCGCAGCCTCCAGTTGGCGTTCAAACACGCCGTCGCGGGGCGGCCCGGGCCGACCGCCATCGTGCTGGACGGCGACGCCGTCACCGAGGAGTTCGACGGCGACGTGTTGCCGCCGGTGTGGGACGACGAGCGCCAGACCCGGACGTGGGAGTCCCGGCCGACCGCGGAGGACGTGGCACGCGCCGCGGAGGCGCTGGAGGCGGCCGATCGCCCCGTCGTCGTCGCCGGGAACGGCGTCCACGCGGCGGACGCGTACGACGAACTGCGGGCGGTCGCGGAGGCGTACGACGCCGCCGTCGCCACCTCCTACCTCGGCAAGTCGACCATCGCGGAGACGCATCCGCTGGCCGCCGGCGTGATCGGCTCGTTCGGCCACGAAGGGGCGAATCAGGTCGTCAGTGAAGCCGACGCGCTGCTCGTGGTGGGCTGCCGGCTCAACCCAATGGACACGAACTGGCAGGCCCCGGAGTTCATCCGGCCCGACGAGCAGACTATCGTGCACGCGGACATCGACTCGCGGAACGCGGGGTGGGTGTACCCCGCCGACGTCGGCCTGATCGGCGACGCCGCCGAGAGCCTGGGCGCGCTGGCCGAGGCCGGCGGGGCGAGCAACGACTGGGCGGAAGAACGCGCCGAGCGCGCGCGGGAGTCGTTCCACGTCCCCGAATGCGACTCCGACGCCTCGCCGATCCTCCCCCAGCGCGCGGTGAAGGAGATAGAGCGCGTCGTCGACGAGGACACCGTCGTCACGGCCGACTCCGGGAACAACCGCTTCTGGCTGCTGAACTACCTCCAGGCCCCGGCGACGGGCACGTACTACGGCAGCGGCGGCGTCGGCGCGATGGGCTGGGCAGCGCCGGCGGCGGTGTCGGCGGCGCTGGAGACCGACGGCGACGTGATAGCGGTCGCGGGCGACGGCGGCTTCGCCATGACGATGACCAGCGTCGAGACGGCCGTCCAGCAGGGCGTCGCCCCGACGTTCGTCGTCCTCAACGACACCAGCCTCGGGATGGTCCGGCAGATGGACGGCGACGTCGCCGGCGTCGAGTTCCACGACACGGACTTCGTCGCCGCCGCCCGCGCGTTCGGCGCCGACGGACTCCGGGCGACGACGCCCGCCGACCTGCGCGACGCGCTGGACGAGGCGACGGCGTCGGACAACCCGACCGTCGTCGACGTGCGGATCGACCGCGAGCAGGACATGGCCGAGACGCTCCAGTCCTCGTTCTACGCCTCGGTCGGCGGCCTCCACGAGTAG
- a CDS encoding LLM class flavin-dependent oxidoreductase has translation MEIGTGLFTCQRRPDDDRPTGDLYDEMLTLGEAIDDAGLASAWVSEHHFMEDGYLSAPMPALGALAAATDDVEIGTCIALAPLYDPVRLAEDAATVDLLSGGRTTLGLAIGSNPGEFEGFGVPVDERAERLADAVSVLRGAWSEGALDYDAEFSDADPDVTVTPKPEGDLPVMLGGAAKPAVRRAARTADAWCAPSALSVEGVRKRKEDIERVREEEGLDGDFTVYVLQHGFVGDSKADAWERMRDGYLYLQRRYEEIFSGESVDELSDERVEELKEQAIYGTPDDVIDGLERYRDALGDDVHFILRTYHPGIGTDEMVECVNRLGDEVVPHFE, from the coding sequence ATGGAGATCGGCACGGGACTGTTCACCTGCCAGCGCCGCCCGGACGACGACCGCCCGACCGGCGACCTGTACGACGAGATGCTCACGCTCGGCGAGGCCATCGACGACGCCGGCCTCGCCAGCGCGTGGGTGTCCGAACATCACTTCATGGAGGACGGCTACCTCTCGGCCCCGATGCCGGCGCTCGGCGCGCTCGCGGCCGCCACCGACGACGTGGAGATAGGCACATGCATCGCGCTCGCGCCGCTGTACGACCCCGTCCGGCTGGCCGAGGACGCGGCCACGGTCGACCTGCTCTCCGGCGGGCGGACGACGCTCGGCCTCGCGATCGGTTCGAACCCCGGCGAGTTCGAGGGCTTTGGCGTCCCGGTCGACGAGCGCGCCGAACGGCTCGCGGACGCCGTCTCCGTCCTCCGGGGGGCGTGGTCCGAGGGGGCCCTCGACTACGACGCCGAGTTCAGCGACGCCGACCCGGACGTGACGGTGACGCCGAAGCCCGAGGGCGACCTCCCGGTCATGCTCGGCGGCGCGGCCAAACCCGCGGTCAGGCGCGCGGCCCGGACGGCCGACGCCTGGTGTGCGCCCTCCGCGCTCTCCGTCGAGGGGGTCCGCAAGCGCAAGGAGGACATCGAGCGCGTCCGCGAGGAGGAGGGCCTCGACGGCGACTTCACCGTGTACGTCCTCCAGCACGGCTTCGTCGGCGACTCGAAGGCGGACGCCTGGGAGCGGATGCGCGACGGCTACCTCTACCTCCAGCGGCGCTACGAGGAGATCTTCTCCGGCGAGTCCGTCGACGAACTGTCCGACGAGCGCGTGGAGGAACTGAAAGAGCAGGCGATCTACGGGACGCCGGACGACGTGATCGACGGGCTGGAACGCTACCGCGACGCGCTCGGCGACGACGTCCACTTCATCCTGCGGACGTACCACCCCGGGATCGGCACCGACGAGATGGTCGAGTGCGTGAACCGCCTCGGCGACGAAGTCGTCCCGCACTTCGAGTGA
- the dgoD gene encoding galactonate dehydratase, whose amino-acid sequence MKITDYELFEVPPRWLFLKMETDDGTVGWGEPVVEGRSKSVRAAVEELMDGYMVGEDPRDIEHHWQRLYRGGFYRGGPVLMSAIAGIDQALWDIKGKHLGVPVYELLGGKARDRIRIYSWIGGDEPSDVGEAAAERVDAGFTALKMNATADLRHVDTPRAIEGARNRVREVREAVGDDVDIGVDFHGRVSKSMAKRIAAAIEEFDPMFVEEPVLPENNEALPDIAAHTTVPIATGERMYSRWDFKEVFEAGAVDIIQPDLSHAGGITEVKKIAAMAEAYDVALAPHCPLGPIALASCVQVDACSPNALIQEQSLGIHYNETNDVLDYLADPDVFDYEDGYIDLPEEPGLGIDIDEAYVRERAEQDVDWHNPVWTHDDGSVAEW is encoded by the coding sequence ATGAAAATAACCGACTACGAACTGTTCGAGGTCCCGCCGCGCTGGCTCTTCCTGAAGATGGAAACCGACGACGGCACCGTCGGCTGGGGCGAACCGGTCGTCGAGGGGCGCTCGAAGTCCGTGCGAGCGGCCGTCGAGGAACTGATGGACGGCTACATGGTCGGCGAGGACCCCCGCGACATCGAACACCACTGGCAGCGGCTCTACCGCGGCGGCTTCTATCGGGGCGGCCCCGTCCTGATGTCGGCCATCGCCGGCATCGACCAGGCGCTCTGGGACATCAAGGGCAAACACCTCGGCGTCCCGGTGTACGAACTGCTCGGCGGCAAGGCCCGCGACCGCATCCGCATCTACTCGTGGATCGGCGGCGACGAACCGTCCGACGTCGGCGAGGCCGCCGCCGAGCGCGTCGACGCGGGCTTTACGGCGCTCAAGATGAACGCCACCGCCGACCTGCGCCACGTCGACACCCCCCGGGCCATCGAGGGCGCTCGGAACAGGGTCCGCGAGGTCCGGGAGGCGGTCGGCGACGACGTGGACATCGGCGTCGACTTCCACGGCCGCGTCTCGAAGTCGATGGCAAAGCGGATCGCGGCCGCCATCGAGGAGTTTGACCCGATGTTCGTCGAGGAGCCGGTGTTGCCCGAGAACAACGAGGCGCTCCCGGACATCGCGGCCCACACCACCGTGCCCATCGCGACGGGCGAGCGGATGTACTCGCGGTGGGACTTCAAGGAGGTGTTCGAGGCGGGCGCGGTCGACATCATCCAGCCGGATCTGTCCCACGCCGGCGGCATCACCGAGGTCAAGAAGATAGCCGCGATGGCCGAGGCGTACGACGTGGCGCTCGCGCCCCACTGCCCGCTCGGTCCCATCGCGCTGGCCTCCTGCGTGCAGGTCGACGCCTGCTCGCCGAACGCGCTGATCCAGGAGCAGAGCCTCGGCATCCACTACAACGAGACGAACGACGTGCTGGACTACCTCGCCGACCCGGACGTGTTCGACTACGAGGACGGCTACATCGACCTCCCCGAGGAACCGGGACTCGGGATCGACATCGACGAGGCGTACGTCCGCGAGCGCGCCGAGCAGGACGTCGACTGGCACAATCCGGTCTGGACCCACGACGACGGGAGCGTCGCCGAGTGGTGA
- a CDS encoding IclR family transcriptional regulator: MSDSPKTIGAIERSYDIVEAIEREGPVGVSAIASEVDLAKSTVYTHLNTLREAGYLVKEDGRYRLSCQYLRLGASVQHDVDLYREGKAEVDSLAADTGERTNLVIEEGGRGTCVYATNPSGSTEAYMSLGEQRPMHATATGKAILAHLPESRVDAIVDEHGLPEFTSQTITSREALHEELAEIRDSGVSFDNEESVEGLCCIATPVLVEGEPLGSISVSGPCSQFTEPDRREELCEAVQDTANVIQLDFVLA, encoded by the coding sequence ATGAGTGATTCCCCGAAAACGATCGGCGCGATCGAACGTTCGTACGATATCGTCGAAGCGATCGAACGGGAGGGGCCGGTCGGCGTGTCCGCCATCGCGTCGGAGGTCGACCTCGCGAAAAGCACCGTGTACACGCACCTGAACACGCTCCGCGAGGCCGGCTACCTCGTGAAGGAGGACGGGCGATACCGGCTCAGCTGTCAGTACCTCCGCCTCGGCGCGTCCGTCCAGCATGACGTCGACCTGTACCGGGAGGGGAAAGCGGAGGTGGACTCGCTGGCCGCCGACACCGGCGAGCGGACGAACCTCGTCATCGAGGAGGGCGGCCGCGGGACGTGCGTGTACGCGACGAACCCGAGCGGGTCGACCGAGGCGTACATGTCCCTCGGCGAGCAGCGCCCGATGCACGCGACCGCCACCGGGAAGGCCATCCTCGCGCACCTCCCGGAGTCGCGGGTCGACGCCATCGTGGACGAGCACGGCCTCCCCGAGTTCACGTCGCAGACGATCACCTCCCGGGAGGCGCTCCACGAGGAACTGGCCGAAATCCGGGACTCCGGGGTCTCCTTCGACAACGAGGAGAGCGTCGAGGGGCTCTGTTGCATCGCCACGCCGGTGCTGGTGGAGGGGGAGCCGCTCGGGTCGATAAGCGTGTCCGGGCCGTGCAGCCAGTTCACCGAGCCTGACCGTCGCGAGGAGCTTTGCGAGGCCGTCCAGGACACGGCGAACGTGATACAGCTCGACTTCGTGCTCGCCTGA
- a CDS encoding alpha-ketoacid dehydrogenase subunit beta: MEATIVEAINDALHEEMGNDDRTLVFGEDVAQSGGVFRATEGLLDEYGGDRVLDTPLSEIGIVGAAVGLATYGYRPIAEIQFSGFLPPAFDQLVTNASRIRWRTRGELTAPMTVRTPYGAGVRALEHHSESLEAAYAHIPGLKVAVPSTPHDAKGMLISAVRDPDPVLFMEPKHVYRSFREEVPEGTYTEPLGKAAVREEGEDVTVVAWGAMMHKTREAVDALDDVDVELVDLRSISPLDRETVVESVKKTGRCVVVHEAPKTGGFAGELIATINDEALMYLEAPVNRVTGFDVPVPLLAMEDFYIPQPPRIEEAIRETVDY; the protein is encoded by the coding sequence ATGGAGGCCACCATCGTCGAGGCGATAAACGACGCATTGCACGAGGAGATGGGCAACGACGACCGGACGCTCGTCTTCGGGGAGGACGTCGCCCAGTCCGGCGGCGTGTTCCGCGCGACCGAGGGCCTGCTGGACGAGTACGGCGGCGATCGCGTCCTCGACACGCCGCTCTCGGAGATCGGCATCGTCGGCGCGGCGGTCGGCCTCGCCACCTACGGCTACCGCCCGATCGCCGAGATCCAGTTCTCCGGGTTCCTCCCGCCGGCGTTCGACCAGTTGGTCACCAACGCCAGCCGGATCCGGTGGCGGACCCGCGGCGAACTCACCGCGCCGATGACCGTTCGCACCCCGTACGGGGCCGGCGTCCGCGCGCTCGAACACCACTCCGAGAGCTTGGAGGCGGCGTACGCGCACATCCCGGGCCTCAAGGTCGCGGTCCCGAGCACGCCCCACGACGCCAAGGGGATGCTCATCAGCGCGGTGCGGGACCCCGACCCCGTGCTGTTCATGGAGCCGAAGCACGTCTACCGTTCGTTCCGCGAGGAGGTGCCCGAGGGGACGTACACCGAACCGCTCGGGAAAGCGGCCGTCCGCGAGGAGGGCGAGGACGTCACCGTGGTCGCCTGGGGCGCGATGATGCACAAGACCCGGGAGGCCGTCGACGCGCTCGACGACGTCGACGTGGAACTGGTCGACCTCCGCTCCATCTCGCCGCTCGACCGCGAGACGGTCGTCGAGTCCGTCAAGAAGACGGGCCGGTGCGTCGTCGTCCACGAGGCCCCGAAGACCGGCGGGTTCGCCGGCGAGCTTATCGCCACCATCAACGACGAGGCGCTGATGTACCTCGAAGCGCCGGTCAACCGGGTGACGGGGTTCGACGTGCCCGTGCCGCTGCTGGCGATGGAGGACTTCTACATCCCCCAGCCGCCCCGCATCGAGGAGGCGATCCGGGAGACGGTCGACTACTGA
- a CDS encoding thiamine pyrophosphate-dependent dehydrogenase E1 component subunit alpha yields MSEDLRPLTAGSVDADVETLSEADVDVGIHRILEPDGTYDPDAVPDVDDETLRDLYRWMVLQRVVDERATKLQRRGRLGTYASGRGQEASIVGSGFALDDADRVFPYGREAATLLIHGLSLRDLLLYWRGIEDASKMEGVNAFGVAISIGSHIPVAAGTAWGMKLDGADAVAFANLGDGATSTGAFHEGINFAGVIDAPAVFFTQNNQYAISLSFDGQTAADSVAQKAVGYGIDGIRVDGNDVLAVYEAVSAARDRALAGNPVLVEAVTYRRAAHTTSDDPNRYRDDEEVEEWAERDPLERYREFLRAEGLYDDIDEEALREEVDEMFDEAVDAADDFAEREVSEIFEHLHAETPPELRRQFDEFEDLLERRPDMYDYIERRPKG; encoded by the coding sequence GTCGGCATCCACCGGATCCTCGAACCGGACGGAACGTACGATCCGGACGCGGTGCCGGACGTGGACGACGAGACGCTGCGGGACCTCTACCGCTGGATGGTGCTCCAGCGGGTCGTCGACGAGCGCGCGACCAAACTCCAGCGTCGGGGACGGCTCGGCACGTACGCCTCCGGGCGCGGGCAGGAGGCCAGCATCGTGGGGAGCGGCTTCGCGCTCGACGACGCCGACCGCGTGTTCCCGTACGGCCGGGAGGCGGCGACGCTGCTCATCCACGGGCTCTCGCTCCGGGACCTCCTGCTGTACTGGCGCGGGATCGAGGACGCCTCGAAGATGGAGGGCGTGAACGCCTTCGGCGTCGCGATCTCCATCGGGTCCCACATCCCGGTCGCCGCGGGCACCGCGTGGGGGATGAAACTGGACGGCGCGGACGCCGTCGCCTTCGCCAACCTCGGCGACGGCGCGACGTCGACCGGCGCGTTCCACGAGGGGATCAACTTCGCGGGCGTCATCGACGCGCCGGCGGTGTTTTTCACGCAGAACAACCAGTACGCCATCTCGCTGTCGTTCGACGGCCAGACCGCCGCCGACTCCGTCGCCCAGAAGGCGGTCGGCTACGGGATCGACGGCATCCGCGTCGACGGCAACGACGTGCTCGCCGTGTACGAGGCGGTTTCGGCCGCCCGCGATCGGGCGCTCGCCGGCAACCCGGTGCTCGTCGAGGCCGTCACGTACCGGCGTGCGGCCCACACCACGAGCGACGACCCCAACCGGTACCGCGACGACGAGGAGGTCGAGGAGTGGGCCGAGCGCGACCCGCTGGAGCGGTACCGCGAGTTCCTGCGCGCGGAGGGGCTGTACGACGATATCGACGAGGAGGCGCTCCGTGAGGAGGTCGACGAGATGTTCGACGAGGCGGTCGACGCCGCCGACGACTTCGCGGAGCGCGAGGTGTCCGAAATCTTCGAACACCTCCACGCGGAGACGCCCCCGGAGCTGCGCCGCCAGTTCGACGAGTTCGAGGACCTGCTGGAGCGTCGCCCCGACATGTACGACTACATCGAACGGCGGCCCAAGGGGTGA